ACTGAGGAGCTCACCCGCCTGGAGTGCCACATGACGCAATTGCGGTCATTGCTGGGCGGTTCCTCGCATGAAGCAGTGGGCAGGAAACTTGATTTTCTGCTGCAGGAGATGGGAAGAGAAGTGAACACCATCGCATCCAAGGCAATGGACGCGCAGATATCCATGGATGTGGTGAACGTAAAGGCCGAGCTGGAAAAAATTCGCGAACAGGTCCAGAACATCGAATAATGGCAATTACTCAGCACCTCTGAAACCAGAAGGGTGTTACAACAAATAAGGACCTTTTTATCCGCAGATTTCGCAGATGGACGCAGATTTTAATAAATCAGGTTCGATTTAATCAGTGAAATCTGCGCAATCTGCGGACAATATTTTGACCTGAGTAGTTACAAATAATGTATGCTAAACAACCTCGTTAATATCGGATACGGCAACATGGTGATGGCGACAAAGGTCGTGGCGGTCCTCTCTCCCGACTCGGCTCCCATGCGGCGGCTCAAGGACGAAGCGAAGGAACAGAAGCGGCTGCTCGATGCCACGCAGGGGAGAAAGACGCGGGCGATCATTATCACCGACAGCGACCATGTCATTCTCTCCGCGGTGCAGGTTGAGACCCTGATGCAGAGATTTTCCAGCGGGAGTGAAACGTGAAGAGAAAACAAGGACTGTTGTTCGTGGTTTCAGCCCCGTCGGGCGCGGGCAAGACGAGCCTGTGCCGGGCCATTACCGACTCGCTGGAGAAACTTGCCCATTCGGTTTCCCATACCACGCGCAAACCGCGGTCCGGCGAGATCGACGGGAGGGACTACTATTTCGTGAGCCAGGAACGTTTCCGGGAGATGATCCAGGCAGGCGATTTCGCGGAATGGGCGGAGGTCCACGAGAACCTCTACGGGACGTCACGGAGGGTGCTTGATGTCATGGTCTCTAAGGGTCGTGATGTGATCCTCGATATCGATACGCAGGGGGCAAAACAGATCAGGGAAAAATATGATACCGCGGTGTACATCTTTATCATGCCGCCGTCGCTCGATATCCTCGAGGAACGGCTCAGAAACCGCAAGTCGGACAACGAGGACGAGATCAGGAAGCGGATGCAGCGGTCGCGCGAAGAGATCAGGGACTATGCGATGTACGACTACCTTATTGTCAACCGGGATTTTGACAGCGCGCTCGTTGAACTGCGCTCCATTATCATTGCGGAACGGTGCCGCATCCGGCTTATGGATACCACGTGGATCGAAGGAATATTTTGATTATCAAACAAGGATTAGGGATGATAACTGCAATCACAGAGTTCACTGAGAAAATAAGGTGAGTTTTTATTTCCGAACGTACGAAAGTAGAATTCATTTCTCCGTGCTCTCTGTGGTTAATTATTGACATTACGACTTACAATTCGAGGAGGTGTACGATGCAAAAAGCAGCAGAAGACCTGATTTCTCTCCCCATCGAGATGAATGACAAGATTTCCGACACAAAATTCCGTTTGGTGCACATCGCGTCCCAGCGGGTGAGACAGCTCTCCGCCGGAGCACCGATGGAGGTTTCTACGAATTCCATCAAGGATACGACCATTGCACTGGAAGAGGCAGTCGCGGGAAAGTTCAAGGTCATCATCGGAGAAGCGGCCAATGTGGCCAAGGAAGAGTTCCGCAAGCGTGAAGAACGCGCACGGGCGGATGCGCAGCTTTC
Above is a genomic segment from Nitrospirota bacterium containing:
- a CDS encoding DUF370 domain-containing protein, with product MLNNLVNIGYGNMVMATKVVAVLSPDSAPMRRLKDEAKEQKRLLDATQGRKTRAIIITDSDHVILSAVQVETLMQRFSSGSET
- the gmk gene encoding guanylate kinase, giving the protein MKRKQGLLFVVSAPSGAGKTSLCRAITDSLEKLAHSVSHTTRKPRSGEIDGRDYYFVSQERFREMIQAGDFAEWAEVHENLYGTSRRVLDVMVSKGRDVILDIDTQGAKQIREKYDTAVYIFIMPPSLDILEERLRNRKSDNEDEIRKRMQRSREEIRDYAMYDYLIVNRDFDSALVELRSIIIAERCRIRLMDTTWIEGIF
- the rpoZ gene encoding DNA-directed RNA polymerase subunit omega, whose product is MQKAAEDLISLPIEMNDKISDTKFRLVHIASQRVRQLSAGAPMEVSTNSIKDTTIALEEAVAGKFKVIIGEAANVAKEEFRKREERARADAQLSAKEEEIRKELSAYLSESAEEEGAEEEPEGDGLGEEEMDEKPEDTGTSEE